The genome window GTATGCCTTCTTGGTTATATAGGAAAAAGTGGTAGAAAATGGAAGTTTCCTACGTAACAATTCACTGTAATATTTGACATATTTGCATTTCCTGTGTTCTCTAATGCAATTGACATGGAATGGATGATGAAGCTCCAACCATCCATTTTTGTTGCGATGAAATGAAAGTGTCCTATGACAACATGTTTCATCCATATTGTAGCAATTACCTCAATGGATAATAATGATCAAATCATGATCACCAATGAGTTTTAGCTCAAAGGGTACCTGCCCCATAAAAAAATGGTGGAGGGTAAGAACCCAACTTGGCCAAAGTATTAGCACATTGGTTAGCTTTCCTAAATACATGATGGTGTTCAATTTGGAGTAGTAAGTTCCTAAAATCAAAGTGTAAGGAATCCATCAATAGGTTAGTGGCATTGTTATTTGTTAGCTAGCTAATTAGGCATTTTGCATCAAGCTCTTTGTTAAAGTCACTAGAAGTCCTTGGTTTTAGCCTCAATCAAGGATCCTTTGTCCCCTCCAGTCAACTAGCATTTGGCCTATATATGTTGTCCATCTATGTACAAAAATACACATGTAACAATATACAAATTAAGTATTCATACACAtctgttctctctctttcaatagTTTCCTATATTGTTGCCTTTCCTCTGCACCCTAAAGCATTATTCTTGTATTTTGACCACGCTATTGTCAATGTTTTATGGCTTGTAGTattttgcactttttggtaGTTGCCTTTctatttttagagattttgtACTTAATTGTTCAATAGTTTTAGTTGGTCTGTAATCATTTCAACTTAAGACAAATTTTTGCCTATTTATTGCACCCTAAGGGAATAATACAATCTTAAATAAACTatacaaaagaatataaatttttatagcTATTTAAAACATTTCTTTAGTTTTAGCTAGCAAATAAAGAAGTAATTGCTTTATTCTTGCTTGGGTTAAGGTCACCAATGCATATAAATGAGACAAGCACATAGTGATAGacattgtaaaataaaagaaatagcaaggaggaataaagaaaattttttgggtatgggttttctttttctttgagttAATGTAAACTTAAATTCtgtcattttcttttggttttctttttctttatctgtTTCCATGCTTCATTATTTTCCTGCAGAGGCTCCTTTGGGAAGCTTGGCAAGATTTAAACCTTATCATCTTGATCATAGTTGTTGTATTGTCATTGGCACTTGGAATTAAAACAGAGGTGagtttggtgtttttttttatagatcatTTTCATCGTGAGTGTCAATTCATGGCATTTGTTTTTTGAACCATCCTTATTTAGGTTCTAGACTGTTGTGATTTATATTTCATATCATGTGGAGTATGACAGTGTCTCTAAACAAAGAAAAGTCAGGTTGATCTAAGATAAATTATTCTCCAGAAACCTTGGTATTTTTTTGAGCCAATTCAACTTCATTTACATTATCAATATTTGTAGTGCACTGATTCTCTTACCCCCACTAACTTGCTCATTGTGTGTGAAGCCTGAtcttttgtgttatttatattaagTGACTTGCTCATTTTGTGTGAAGCTTTACCTATTATGGTAGTTAAACAATAAATTGTGGaggtttattttattgtgtactGAGCTTGATTaatatcttctttttgttttgccTTTGGCTTATCTTAATTTTGTACACCTTACATGTTTGGTGTGAATTAATTAGGGGCTTCAAAATAGTTAATTAGTACAATTTACTTCCAAGCCAAATTTCAGATTCTGTTGAACTAGGATAAGCCATTTGAGCCAGCTCAATCTGATAATTCTTCCTAAATTTACCAATTAGTTTAGTTTGTTAATCATTTATCATTCATAATTTTATTCATTTGCTATTGAATTTGATAatgatacaaaaattttaaatagattgGTCCATGAAAGAATCATCCTTAAATTGTGTTGGATATCTCTATCAAAAAGCATGTATTATTGGTGTTTGGTCTGTCTATActcttaatttcaattttttacctTTGGGCCTTGACTTTTTGATccacaattaataaaatttagatagCTCCCCACTTAAGTCTTACCCAATTTTATGTGGTTTACAGGTTGTTCTTGATGCACACAATGGTGTAATATCTATAATGAAACCTGGAGCAAATTGGGTGGATATGCACTTGTTAGAGTGGATGTATGTGTTTTATGGAGTAAGGAAAATATGGGAGGAGGGATGGGGTGTCCTCTATGGGGAAGTACATGAAGAAAGGATGcatcatatttttttcaatgataCTAGCTTTTGTCATGGGCCTGGCCTTCTTTGTTGGGAAGTGGCACTTCTCCATATATCTGATAGTTGAGGATAATTGATGGAGCACAATGggtttcgattttttttttcttttaattagccattttgaaaacttggaaCTATTTGAATACTTGAAAATTAGATTGGTGCTTTAGTTTTTATATGAGAATGgagtttaatttgaaattgcacaattgtgtttatgtttatattttgaattaggttattaaattttgatcatGTGAAGGACTGAATccaaatttgtttatttatttattaaaaaaaaaaaattatttcaacgGTTTCAAACTGTTGAAATTTATCTCAAGATAACGTGTTTCAACggtttttaataatatttcgATGTTTAATAACTGTTGATAAAGGTGAATCACACTTTTTGACGGTCACATAGGCTGTAGAAAAAAAGATTTGACATAGTTTTTAGTGGCGGTTCTCAACGGTCACTTAAACTATCGAAAATACTTTTTTCGACAGtttctaatacttttttttgacGGTTTCAACCGTTGAAAATAGCAAACTTTCTTGTAGTGTCTCTcctgtattaaaaaaaaagaaaaaaagaagaaaaaaaagaacgtTCTCTCATGTAGCTGCAGAGCTAATCTCTTTGGCATTTGTCTGGCTAGTGAGAAGGCCAGCAAAAAGCATAaacatgcaaaggcaaagaaCCATTCCTTTGGAGATAGTATCTGTTTGGGAAATCTAGCTTTTTGCTAAAGTTAGCTTTTTGATGAAAGTGTGCTAAAGTATAAAAAAGTGggaaaaattaagattttaaaaagatgTACATAAAAACTGAGTTTATAAGGTGACGCCAAACAGACTCATAGCCATTATAGGAGATTGGAATTGGACTTCATAAGTAAAATTATCCTAAATATAGGTATGTTTTCGTTAATCTTTGTTGTGGGTGCCACCTAAAATTAAcgatttatttttggataagttgGTAGTTAAGGGAGggagaatttattattttatgccTATCAATTAAGTTAGATATACcatcactacaagaaaaaaatgCATGTTACAACGGGAAAAATCATTACAATAACTACAAAGTCGTTGTAATAAGGTGttattgcaatgaaaaaaaagttgCTGCGAGCTGTTGTAATAAACCTTGAGGCAATAGGTTTATGCTGTTGGAAAAACTGGTTTTGCATTTCATACAAAACACATAGCAGAAGCAACACAAGAATCTACTTtattcatgagagataacatataaccttgaattctagaacaaagaagagaaaatgtaCCTTGGTgcagtaaaattaaaaaacaagacTTGAGAAGACCTTTAATCTTCATCCCAAATCCACATGATGCCCAAGAtgagtggtctctcaatcaattCTTAAGTACGTTGATTTTCCTTCTTGTAAAagtgtattaaaaaaatcttgtagagaaaattgtttttcccttctttttagTCATACATACGTTTTAACTGCCTGGAtagttactttatttttatttaataattattattaaataaaaaatgattatctaattgggttagccttttgggctaGTCCAATTGAgctttagtgtgtggcttggggTGGGACTAAAGGGACAAATAAAGTTCTAGCTCTAATAGGTCTCGAGCTTATCTGTTAACTCTTGACATgcccaaagttaccattaattatataacaagtaCCACTATGGAAATACAATTGCACTTTAGGccatattaataaattatatcctaagactctaatatgatatcatttgacacctccatgaaatatccatagtgaacaaagtcataataaatTGTCACTTTTTAACAACTATTTTATTCCTTGAGTCACCGGTTTAATCTTTTGGTTATTCATATTTATGAAGTCtaatttcattatatataaactttagtcactctttactaaagtggccGACCCTGATTTACTAtttcccattaaacttatcttaagGGGATATTTCGTGTCTCTATAGAAAGAGACTATGGATTCCATACTAAGAATATGTGTCCCCTCAACACTACGTGTAGTTACCTAATATACTGAAGTTTTAACCGTTaaattagatctcactcttgatatatcaaagcaacatACATTTCATGATCGGGTTCACTATCCTCTTAGGATTGAGAGTCTATGAAAATAAAagctatgagatttattattcaggTGATAgttgttaattgaataattaatcttatAGTGGTCCAGTTCAATGTGTCTTACACAGttaagacacatcaacacatcaactagaagtcccCACATCCATaatcaagacaaaccatcttagttgaCATGTTATAGTTTTCACAGATgaaaatgcccaatttcatcatgGACTACGAACTACATTTTTGAGTTTTCAAAGAACTTGTGGTTTATATCTTCtgtaactaaatcacatacaataCATTTTAAGaactatgataatgtccaattaGTTCATTTACAAATAgtttcatataattaaataatttaattatttataacatgccaataaattggattttagggcataaaccctaACATATGCAACGCAAGATCTCGTTGCAATAAATTCTACATATTGCAACAAACAGGTTAATGAAGTAACTttttaatcataataaataactTTGTGGCAATGGCTTATTGCTTCAAAGGTTTTGTTTTAATATGTGAAAAATGTCATAActtattataacaaaatttttgttgtaataatttattacaaCAAACAACCTTATTGCAAAAGgttgagttatttatttatttattttatcacatTAATTTGTCTGTCACCTTGTCTTGCAATATAGACATTATAAGATAATATAAACATTATATTTAAGAACtacaataacaaattaaatatacaaataaaaaaaatgcaaaagtcAAAGTACTTCATCAAATTAATATGTcccaaaatacaaatatatacataacaTGTTGAGTTTACGATCAAACACATAGTTTCAAAagtaaatatatacaaatatatacacaACTTGTGAGAGAAGTTCCTTCCCAAAAGTGATATCCAtgtgtggtgggcctttttaaGATTGTGGGTTGGGTTGCCTCTTGTCACAATACGGCCCAAAGGTTCTGGGTAGGAGAGTTAGGACTGGTCCAATTGCAACTCACCTCAGACcagcttgtgcgcaaactaaaGCCCCTTTGTTGAAACTTTGGTCGTATGCCCATGGCAGATGAGACTGTTACAAAAGAGTTATGGTAGACATATACAATATGACAACAATAAAGGAAATATATTTGCTGTTAGATAGAATACGTAAAGGGTTCttaatcaaaataaagaaaaaggatggCACAACACCAAGAAATACATTATAAATGAAATGGCAAAGgcaaaagagaaataatattgGTACTTAATCAATATAAGCAAAGAAGGAATGGTTAGTATACCGTGCTCAGTTGCATTACAAAACTAAGACAAAGGAGGGACTCCCTTAATGTGAATAACCTCACAGGTAGATCCTGCTATAGAAATTATCCACTTTGAGAAAACGGGCCTAAATGGCTTGTGCCCAGAAAATCCTTAATCCTTAATAGAGGGTAGGCTttaagagggagagaaggggttagcctattggtgcatgcctacCATTCTATTCTCTCTTcgtttttcttcctttctctttcttttttctccgtTTTGTTACTCTGCTTTTGCACTCTTTTCTTTCTAGTTCTTACTCGTGTGTTATAGTGGTGgctgttgttgttgtaatgTTGTGAATCTCTCGTTATGATTGTTGCTCTATGTTGATCCCCTTTACTGTGCACAGCAGAGGCTCCTTATATATTGCCTGCCGTGACTagtttttttaccattttacccCTTAACCAAATTTGGCTGGGTATGGGTGTCCTTCTAGACCACCCACTAGTTTGTCAGCTGTCCAGCCACCAACACTTACCTGTGCTAGCCGTGCCTATTACCAGacaaagaaaactattttgtttgcttATTCACCGTGGCATTCTCATCCGGAACAAGGTGGGCATCCTCTCTcactatccctcatggcatgcacctagtgattcCAACTCACCCTTCCCTCTTTtcggtggtatgtcatcccagcaggacatttcccccaaaagagttTGAGCAGGAACCCTAGAATAGACTCCCCCTTCTCCCCACCGCCAGACCATACCTTtacttacctctgacccatgacccaccactcttatattggctgggtacaagttGGTGGTGTCTGGGCCTTACGCTTACTCCACTTTCATGTATGTCCAAAGCTTGTCTACTGCTCATGTGTTTGCCATGGTCTGGAGGCTCATCTGTGCATTCTTCCGCTCATCCTTGACCTGTTGTGGTGTGAACTATTTTCTGATCTTCCATTCTTTATGGCTTGCTTCCTTCAAGGGTTGGGCTTTGCTTGATTGTGGGCTTTTCTCTCTTTAGCCCACTCTTTGCTCCCTCCATAAACTTGCAAGCATTCCTACCACACCACTTTGTTATTCTTGTTGTGGTGTTATTTGACCTGTACttgctgggcctcttttgggCATGCTGTATGCTTTTCTTTCACTTGATTATAGTAACTCATCATTGTCATTGGTATAGACCGCTTCTTCGGAGCTTAAACACCTCATGTATGGGTgggagaagcctctcttgtacaagaTGTCCTTTATTAGAACAAATCATGCTGCTTGGACCTTTAACTTCCTCGCGGCTTCCTTACCGTCTGGTAATGCGCCGTTTTTTAAGTAGGAGACTATTGGTGTGGTCTAGTTGCTTTCAGAACCTATCACCTGCACATCAATAAAATCTATTAATGGTGAAAACTGAACGAAGGAAAGTACGTTGTCAGGGATGATCATGTATTCTGCTAATGCAGCCTTAGCAAGACGGTTGGCTTGCTCGTTCTCTCCTCTGGGGATTTGAACAATCTTAGCCTGTAGGTTGTCCACCATTCTCTTTGCTTGCTCcaggtacttcttcatcctttCGCCCTTACATTCGTAATTATCGTTTACTTGGTTCATGATGACCTAGGAGTCATAATGAATAACCATACTCGCAGCCCCTGCCGCATTAGCGAGATCTAGTCTCGCTATTAGAGCTTCGtactctgcttcattgttggttgtAAGGAAGTCGAGACGAACCATGCATTCAATCTTGTCCCCTTCTAGGGAACAAATTACAATGCCCACTCCACCAGCTTGTCTGTTGGACATTCTGTCGGTGTGTATACTCCATTGAGGATACTGTTCTGCCCCCTAGCCTTTCACGTTAGTGAACTCCGCAATGAAGTCAGCAGCCACCTGCCCCTTGATGGCAATACGCGGGCGGTACTATATGTCGAACTCACTTAACTCTATTGCCTATAGTGCCATTCGTCTGGCAACTTTAGGATTGCTCATCACTCGCTGTAGGGGCTTGTCC of Quercus lobata isolate SW786 chromosome 8, ValleyOak3.0 Primary Assembly, whole genome shotgun sequence contains these proteins:
- the LOC115956710 gene encoding uncharacterized protein LOC115956710, with protein sequence MLVKSQKGDDLKKTFNTLRSYNMKLNPGKCAFGVTTGKFLGFMVSQRGIKANPNKIWAIIEMAPPKNVKEVQSLNGKVIMNQVNDNYECKGERMKKYLEQAKRMVDNLQAKIVQIPRGENEQANRLAKAALAEYMIIPDNVLSFVQFSPLIDFIDVQVIGSESN